The DNA segment CCTACCATTGGTGAGCGCACTCTATGTCCGCTTACTTCAGCTTCTGCAGAAACTGATTCAGGTGGCATAATCCCACTCGAAGGACTAGGCTGTAAGAATGTTGTCCGAGCAGGTGAAGATGATTGTCGCTTTATGCGTATCGATTGATCTCCTTCAGAAAATTCAATTTCAGTCAAACCATGCTCATTTAGGAGTTTAATAAGCTGATTAATTTTTTCCGAATCCATAAAAAACGGCCTCTTTTTCAAACAACAATATGCGGCTTATTGGAGCATATCCTAGCTGACTTTGCTAGTCTTTCTATACTCTTTGCGCTTGAATTTTTTATCTGTGAGTATACACACAAGTTTGTTAAGCTTAATCTTCTGAATTTTATGGCTTTTTAATAATCGCTAGCATAGAGATAGCATTATGCAAAATCTAGGTTTAAAAAATCCGCATGACGCTCACCGGTTGAGCTTAGCTGAAATTAGCTGCACACAACTGCTGGGTGTGGGTCCAAAAATCAGCAACTATTTAAGCAAATGCGGCATACTTAACTTGCAAGATCTACTACTCCATTTTCCTTTGCGTTATGAAAACAGAACACAACTCACTCCCATCAAAGATGTCCGTTGCGATAGCAATGTACTGATTACAGGTGTAATTCATCCTGATCCGCACGCGAATAAGAGTAGAAAGGGATATTCTTGTAAACTCAGCGACGAAACCGGCAGTATCAACCTACGATTTTTTCATTTCAAGCTTAAACAATTTCAACAATTTAAAAAAGGACTCCGTTTACTGTGCTTTGGAGAAGTACATGCCAAAAAAAATAGCTTTTTTGAATTAGAAATGGTACATCCTGATTATGAATTTATACGTAATCAGAATCAGCTTCTATTACCGACTTATCTAACGGGTGTTTATCCGAGCACGCCCGGTATGTCTCAACGCTTATGGCATAAACTTATCGCTCAAGTATTTCATTTACTATTCAAAAATTTTAAAACTAAGTTAATTCACAAGCAACAACATTATTTCCCTGAATACTTACCTGAAGATTTATTAAAACGAATTAAATTCCCTTCTTTATTAGAAGCTCTATATTATATCCATCGCCCACCGGCTGACGCACCCTTAGAGGAATTAGCCACTGGAAAACATATTACACAACAACGCTTAGCATTAGAGGAGTTACTTGCCCATTCGCTCAGCGTGCAACAAATGAAAAAAAAACGTGCTACTGAAACAGCACCACGTTTAAAAATAGATGCTGCATTAATTAAACGTTTTTTGACGGCCTTACCCTTTCAATTAACACAGGCACAAAAACGTGTTATCAAAGAAATTAATCGAGATATGCAAGCAACCATCCCTATGCAACGCTTATTACAAGGCGATGTCGGTTCAGGCAAAACGGTAGTCGCCGCCTTTGCTGCATTACTTGCCATTGCTAATCATTACCAAGTCGCCTTAATGGCTCCAACTGAGTTATTAAGTGAACAACATTATCAACATTTTTATCGCTGGTTAACCCCTTTAGGCTTTCATGTTGTTTGTTTAAATGCAGGCTTACAAGGAAAAGTTAAAAAACAAACATTGGCTGATATAAAAACCGGTAAAGCCCATATTGCTATCGGCACTCACGCTCTTTTTCAAGATGGGGTGCATTTTGCAAACTTAGGTT comes from the Rickettsiella endosymbiont of Rhagonycha lignosa genome and includes:
- the accB gene encoding acetyl-CoA carboxylase biotin carboxyl carrier protein, with protein sequence MDSEKINQLIKLLNEHGLTEIEFSEGDQSIRIKRQSSSPARTTFLQPSPSSGIMPPESVSAEAEVSGHRVRSPMVGTVYLAPNPDAPPYVSLGQKVKKGEILCIIEAMKMMNHIEADRSGVIKARLVDNGTPVQFNEPLFIIE
- the recG gene encoding ATP-dependent DNA helicase RecG, producing MQNLGLKNPHDAHRLSLAEISCTQLLGVGPKISNYLSKCGILNLQDLLLHFPLRYENRTQLTPIKDVRCDSNVLITGVIHPDPHANKSRKGYSCKLSDETGSINLRFFHFKLKQFQQFKKGLRLLCFGEVHAKKNSFFELEMVHPDYEFIRNQNQLLLPTYLTGVYPSTPGMSQRLWHKLIAQVFHLLFKNFKTKLIHKQQHYFPEYLPEDLLKRIKFPSLLEALYYIHRPPADAPLEELATGKHITQQRLALEELLAHSLSVQQMKKKRATETAPRLKIDAALIKRFLTALPFQLTQAQKRVIKEINRDMQATIPMQRLLQGDVGSGKTVVAAFAALLAIANHYQVALMAPTELLSEQHYQHFYRWLTPLGFHVVCLNAGLQGKVKKQTLADIKTGKAHIAIGTHALFQDGVHFANLGFIIVDEQHRFGVQQRLALWKKGQQENLQAHQLFMTATPIPRTLAMTSFTDLDISFLDELPPGRLPVQTIVLSDHRRSDVIERVRATCTQQKQVYWVCPLIEESDLQHYQAAETTFKILKADLTGLRLGLIHGRLPSAEKERIMRDFKKGEIDLLVATSVIEVGVDVSSANLIVIENAERLGLAQLHQLRGRVGRSDSKGFCILLYQTLSPLAKERLSIMRNSNDGFMIAQRDLELRGPGEIWGLRQTGWQQLRIADLKRDHHLIPHVLNLSTTLHSEYPFLIEPIIQRWAQNNDGSYSKV